Below is a genomic region from Rhodothermales bacterium.
CATTCCAATGTCGCTTTCGTCTACCGATGTCAGAATCTCCATCTGGGCGAGGTCATTCGCGATCAGGAAGAGCTGCGGAGCGGACAGGCTGGCGGCAACGGTCTGGCCGACGTCCACATTTCTCTCGACTACGACACCGTCAATCGGTGCATAGATGGCCGTATAAGAGAGATTTTGCGTGGCTCGTTCCAGACTGATCTTGGCACTCTTCAGGTCCGCACTGGCAAGATCGAGGTTGTACTGGATGGTGTTGAACTCGGTCTCGGTAATGACCTTGCTCTCGTACAGCTTCTGGTTGCGGTCGAACTCACGCTGTCGATGCGCCATCTCGGCATTGCTGCGCTCTAGCCGTGCCTCCGCATCCCGCACACTCTGCTCCAGCAGCGTCGGATCGATTCGCGCGATGAGTTGACCGCGCCTGACACGATCGTTGAAATCGACAAAGATTTTGTCGACCCGACCGGACACCTGGGTCCCGACCTGTACGGTGGTCACGGCGTTGAGATTACCTGTGGCCGCTACGGTCGCCTCCAGGTCGCCACGCTCGATCGTTACAAATCGGTACGGTGATAGGGTCGTCTCACCGTCGCTCGAATAGTACCACCAACCTGCGGCAGTGAGCAGTACGACCAGTGCTATCCAAAAAATCTTCTTCATGTGTTGAACACTGTGGAGTGTTGGTGCGGGGGCGAGAAATCGCGAGGAAGCGGTATGTTCCGTTTGTCCGCCATCTTCAATTAGATCCCTCTGCGGCGAGGACCATTCCACGCAGGCATTAGCTTTATACTGGTTCAGGAGCCGATGGCTCCGAACGCCTGTCATCAGGCTCTGCGGGACTTCCTGATCATCCCTACATTGGGACTAACGAACTCTCTCTCGGTACTACTGAAGGATGCTCTGCGGCAACAGGACCTCGCATAGCCCGATTCGGTCGGGTGGAAGATCGATCATTCTTGCTGCCAGTACCGCCCTGCTCATTCCTGCCAGCGTTTCGGGTCAGACTTCGCTCATGGCTGACCCACATCGGTCGGACGGCGATTCGGCGATCTCCCGGGTGACGGAAGAAACGATTGCCGGCACGGGGGTCGTGTTTGAACTGGTGCTGGTCGAGGGTGGCAGCTTCTTGATGGGCAGTCCGGATGATGAGGTGGGCCGCGACACCGACGAAGGGCCGCGCCGGAGGGTGTCGGTGGACTCGTTCTGGATGTCGACCCATGAAGTTACCTACGACGAGTACGCCGTATTCCGATACGAGAATCTGGACAGCAATGTCTCGCAGGCGGACTCCACGACCTTCAATGCGGATGCTGTGGCCAGGCCGAGTCCGCCATATGAGGATCCGGCACATGGCATGGGAAACCAAGGATTCCCTGCCGCCGGCATGACCCAGTGGGCTGCGCTTCACTACGCGAAATGGCTGTCCGACAAGACCGGACACTTCTATCGACTCCCGACGGAAGCCGAGTGGGAGTATGCTTGCCGCGCCGGATCGGGGACACCATTCTCATTCGGAGATGATGCGACTGCCCTGGATGACCATGCGTGGCACTATGGCAACA
It encodes:
- a CDS encoding efflux RND transporter periplasmic adaptor subunit, with the translated sequence MKKIFWIALVVLLTAAGWWYYSSDGETTLSPYRFVTIERGDLEATVAATGNLNAVTTVQVGTQVSGRVDKIFVDFNDRVRRGQLIARIDPTLLEQSVRDAEARLERSNAEMAHRQREFDRNQKLYESKVITETEFNTIQYNLDLASADLKSAKISLERATQNLSYTAIYAPIDGVVVERNVDVGQTVAASLSAPQLFLIANDLAQMEILTSVDESDIGMIKEGQKARFTVQAYPDETFYGSVRQVRLQSTMQENVVNYTAVIDVDNSDGKLLPGMTATVDFLVESANDVLMVSNAALRFRPTQEMIASMQQRLEREREQSPDSAQQQGAQRAGGRGMPGGGQPNGFQRPANVSTLWYLDENGEVAIARVRTGISDGRSTEITGRAVEEGLDVITAATGGTQATNSNPFQGQTQRRRPGGF
- a CDS encoding formylglycine-generating enzyme family protein, translating into MADPHRSDGDSAISRVTEETIAGTGVVFELVLVEGGSFLMGSPDDEVGRDTDEGPRRRVSVDSFWMSTHEVTYDEYAVFRYENLDSNVSQADSTTFNADAVARPSPPYEDPAHGMGNQGFPAAGMTQWAALHYAKWLSDKTGHFYRLPTEAEWEYACRAGSGTPFSFGDDATALDDHAWHYGNSDEVFHLVGQKGPNAWGLYDMHGNVAEWTLDQYAADAFSLLPDSAHSPWVEPTRLHPRTVRGGAYDDDPDALRCAARLRSNLNWKRRDPQIPKSYWWNTDSPFVGFRLVRPVKPVSGEEQENFWRLVLGE